From one Bacillota bacterium genomic stretch:
- the mqnE gene encoding aminofutalosine synthase MqnE, producing MQGFNTPFLRIAEKVNNGERLGREDGIALYKSTDLLNTGYLADVVRRRRHGDRVCFTVNRHINHTNVCINRCLFCAFGKLPGHKDTYTLTLEEIEEKARTAGPMGVREVHIVGGLNPELTLPYFEEMLRRVCAAVPGVTVKALTAVEVDYLAGRHELPVDEVLNRLKAAGLNCLPGGGAEIFAPRVRRLTCPRKISGERWLEVHATAHRLGIKTNATMLYGHVETVEERVEHLLKLRELQDETGGFITFVPLAFHPANTEMEKWGLKQTTGYDDLKTLAVARLMLDNFEHIKAYWIMIGPKLAQISLSMGADDIDGTIVEEKITHSAGADTAQEFARMEMVELIKTAGYAPVERDALYNVVREGF from the coding sequence ATTCAGGGATTTAATACACCGTTTCTGCGAATAGCGGAAAAGGTGAACAACGGCGAAAGACTCGGCAGGGAAGACGGTATTGCGCTCTATAAATCCACTGATCTGCTGAATACAGGATACCTGGCCGATGTCGTTCGTCGGCGGCGGCACGGTGACAGGGTGTGTTTTACGGTAAACCGTCACATCAACCACACCAACGTTTGTATCAACCGCTGCCTGTTCTGCGCTTTCGGCAAACTTCCAGGGCACAAGGACACCTACACCCTGACGCTGGAGGAGATCGAGGAAAAGGCAAGGACGGCCGGGCCGATGGGTGTCCGCGAGGTGCACATCGTCGGCGGGTTGAACCCGGAATTGACACTGCCGTATTTTGAGGAAATGCTCCGCCGCGTCTGCGCCGCTGTGCCGGGGGTGACGGTCAAGGCCCTTACGGCGGTAGAGGTGGACTATCTGGCCGGGCGCCACGAACTGCCGGTGGACGAGGTTTTGAACAGGTTAAAGGCTGCCGGATTGAACTGCCTTCCGGGCGGCGGGGCGGAGATATTCGCACCCCGCGTGCGGCGGCTGACCTGCCCGCGGAAGATCAGCGGCGAACGCTGGCTTGAGGTACACGCTACGGCTCACCGGCTCGGTATTAAAACGAATGCCACGATGCTCTACGGCCATGTAGAGACAGTCGAAGAAAGGGTTGAGCACCTCCTCAAATTGCGAGAACTGCAGGACGAAACGGGCGGTTTTATTACCTTTGTCCCGCTGGCTTTTCATCCGGCGAATACCGAAATGGAAAAGTGGGGATTAAAACAGACCACCGGTTACGACGACCTTAAAACCCTTGCCGTAGCAAGGCTTATGCTCGATAACTTTGAACACATAAAGGCTTACTGGATCATGATCGGCCCAAAGCTTGCACAGATCTCACTTTCCATGGGGGCGGACGACATCGACGGAACGATTGTCGAGGAAAAAATCACGCACAGCGCCGGTGCGGATACCGCGCAGGAATTTGCGCGTATGGAAATGGTTGAACTGATTAAAACGGCGGGTTATGCTCCGGTGGAACGCGATGCGCTTTACAATGTGGTCAGGGAGGGGTTCTGA
- a CDS encoding menaquinone biosynthesis protein, with protein MKLRLGRVDYLNCLPVYYAFAKKLVSAGCPLRIIKGVPTALNQMFFEGKLDVTPLSSIEYARHSRECLILPNISISADGRVGSILLFSRIPVTELEGCRIALTSSSSTSADLLHILFEHYYHVNAAFSVQQPDLDTMLRGAEAALLIGDDALIAHHRVLDEGLPIRVTDLGEVWKDFTGEKMVYALWVVRKEFADRFPGETNALSEAITAAKVEGMDHLSEIIRSARRRTRLPGSVLEEYFDLIRHDFDTGYQRALLLYYDYAYKSGLIEDRVQSLSIYPEKLYGD; from the coding sequence TTGAAACTCCGTTTAGGGCGGGTTGATTACCTTAATTGCCTTCCCGTTTATTATGCTTTTGCGAAAAAGCTGGTCTCCGCGGGTTGTCCCTTAAGGATCATTAAGGGTGTGCCCACGGCGCTGAACCAGATGTTTTTCGAGGGGAAACTCGATGTTACCCCTCTTTCATCGATTGAATACGCCAGACATTCCCGGGAATGTCTGATTCTCCCCAACATCTCAATAAGCGCTGACGGCCGTGTCGGCAGTATCCTGCTGTTCAGCCGTATCCCTGTTACCGAACTCGAGGGCTGCAGGATCGCGCTGACAAGCTCGTCCTCTACCTCGGCTGACCTGTTGCACATCTTGTTTGAGCACTATTATCATGTGAATGCCGCATTTTCGGTGCAGCAGCCGGACCTGGATACGATGCTGCGGGGAGCGGAAGCCGCCCTGCTGATCGGAGATGACGCCTTGATTGCGCACCATCGCGTATTGGACGAAGGGCTTCCCATAAGGGTCACTGATCTGGGAGAGGTCTGGAAAGATTTTACCGGGGAGAAGATGGTCTATGCCTTGTGGGTAGTGAGAAAGGAATTCGCAGACCGGTTTCCCGGCGAAACCAACGCACTGTCGGAAGCGATAACAGCGGCGAAGGTGGAGGGGATGGACCACCTTAGTGAGATCATCCGCAGCGCCCGCCGCCGGACGAGGCTGCCGGGGTCCGTGCTTGAAGAGTATTTTGATCTGATCCGGCATGATTTTGATACGGGCTATCAGCGGGCGCTCCTTCTTTACTATGATTACGCTTATAAGTCCGGGTTGATCGAGGACCGCGTTCAATCGCTGTCGATTTATCCGGAGAAGTTATACGGCGACTGA
- the mqnC gene encoding cyclic dehypoxanthinyl futalosine synthase gives MSLTEPGGVLQSCPGADAILDRAAGGERLSAAEAVEIYKKARLLDVGRTAGLIRNRLHPEGIVSFVVDRNINYTNVCQSACLFCAFYRSEGDDDAYVLSNKEIMDKIEELVAAGGTQVLIQGGLHPRLGLGYFETLFREIRRRFGVHIHSLSPPEVVHLARLEGLTVRDVLRRLKKAGLDSLPGGGAEILVDRVRRVISPRKINAQEWLDVMIAAFEIGLFGTATMMFGSVDTPEERVEHMRRIREVQDRTGGFTAFIPWTYQPGNNALGGKQAPVVDYLRVLAVSRIFLDNIVNIQASWVTQGAKVGQVALAFGANDFGGTMLEENVVRAAGASHRVLRDDILRAIRDAGYTPVQRTTDYKIIETF, from the coding sequence GTGAGTCTCACGGAACCTGGCGGAGTTTTGCAGTCATGCCCGGGCGCAGATGCGATTCTGGACCGCGCGGCGGGAGGGGAGCGCCTTTCGGCGGCGGAAGCGGTCGAGATCTATAAAAAAGCGAGGCTTCTGGATGTCGGGCGGACCGCGGGTCTGATCCGGAACCGGCTGCACCCGGAAGGTATCGTCTCCTTCGTGGTTGACCGCAATATTAATTATACTAATGTATGTCAGTCCGCATGCCTCTTCTGCGCATTCTACCGCAGCGAGGGGGACGATGACGCTTACGTTCTGAGTAATAAGGAAATAATGGATAAGATCGAAGAATTAGTGGCCGCCGGCGGAACGCAGGTTTTGATTCAGGGAGGGCTTCACCCCCGCCTCGGCCTGGGCTATTTCGAAACCCTCTTCCGGGAAATCAGGCGGCGGTTCGGTGTGCACATTCATTCACTCTCACCGCCGGAGGTGGTTCACCTTGCCCGGCTCGAGGGGCTAACGGTGAGAGATGTTTTACGCCGGCTTAAAAAAGCCGGTCTTGATTCCCTGCCGGGCGGCGGGGCGGAGATCCTGGTAGACAGGGTCAGGCGGGTGATCAGCCCGCGGAAGATAAACGCGCAGGAATGGCTGGACGTAATGATCGCGGCGTTTGAAATCGGTTTGTTCGGGACTGCGACGATGATGTTCGGATCGGTTGACACGCCCGAGGAACGGGTGGAGCACATGCGGCGTATCCGTGAGGTTCAGGACAGGACCGGCGGATTCACCGCCTTTATCCCCTGGACGTACCAGCCGGGGAACAACGCGCTTGGAGGAAAACAGGCGCCGGTGGTGGATTATCTTCGCGTTCTCGCGGTTTCCCGCATTTTTCTCGATAACATAGTGAACATTCAGGCCTCGTGGGTGACACAGGGCGCAAAAGTCGGCCAGGTAGCGCTTGCCTTCGGAGCGAATGATTTCGGCGGGACGATGCTGGAAGAAAACGTGGTCCGGGCTGCGGGAGCCAGCCACCGCGTCCTGCGGGACGACATCCTCAGGGCGATCCGCGATGCCGGCTATACGCCGGTACAGCGCACAACCGACTATAAAATCATAGAAACGTTTTAA
- the selA gene encoding L-seryl-tRNA(Sec) selenium transferase, with protein MPPDDKSGTLRKLPAVDEVIRWPEVFLLLEEHPRGVVVEAVRAVINRLREEILSDEPVETGREVIARLVATAVRPNLRRVINATGVILHTNLGRAVLCKRAQEAVAQAASGSSNLEFNLVSGKRGQRYFLVEELLCRLTGAEAALVVNNNAAAVLLALNTLAKGREVIVSRGQLVEIGGSFRVPDVMHQSGAVLVEVGCTNKTHRRDYREAINEKTAALLNVHMSNYRIIGFSQEVPVAELVAVGRERNLPVMCDLGSGVLVDLSRCGIPYEPMVQEVVRAGVDVVTFSGDKLLGGPQAGIIVGRREYVELMKKNPLTRAVRADKLSLAALEATLREYLDPDDALREIPTLQMLLRPVEELKAAADELAAGVCEAFGRKASVWVEEGVSQVGGGAMPTATPITALVCVEFSGLSVNELQRRLRLADPPVIARAEKGALVFDVRTVCPPEIPEVVKVLQSAVRG; from the coding sequence ATGCCGCCCGATGATAAAAGCGGGACATTACGAAAACTTCCTGCGGTAGACGAGGTGATACGCTGGCCGGAGGTATTCCTGCTCCTGGAAGAACATCCCCGGGGCGTGGTCGTGGAAGCGGTCCGCGCGGTTATAAACCGTTTGCGCGAGGAGATCCTGAGTGATGAACCGGTAGAGACGGGGCGGGAGGTCATAGCCCGGCTGGTGGCGACGGCGGTGCGCCCAAACCTGAGACGTGTTATAAACGCCACCGGAGTAATCCTTCATACCAATCTCGGGCGGGCGGTGCTTTGCAAGAGGGCGCAAGAGGCTGTCGCGCAGGCCGCGTCCGGCTCTTCCAACCTTGAGTTTAATCTTGTTTCAGGAAAACGCGGGCAGCGGTACTTCCTGGTTGAAGAACTGTTGTGCCGCCTGACGGGGGCCGAGGCGGCGCTGGTCGTGAACAATAACGCCGCAGCGGTCCTTCTGGCGCTGAATACACTGGCCAAAGGGCGCGAGGTGATTGTATCCCGCGGGCAACTGGTGGAAATCGGCGGCTCTTTCCGGGTACCGGACGTGATGCACCAAAGCGGTGCCGTCCTGGTTGAGGTCGGGTGTACCAACAAAACTCATCGCCGGGATTACCGTGAGGCGATAAACGAGAAAACGGCCGCGCTGTTGAACGTTCATATGTCGAACTACCGGATAATCGGTTTTTCGCAAGAGGTACCGGTGGCGGAACTGGTCGCCGTAGGGCGCGAGCGCAACCTTCCTGTGATGTGCGATTTGGGCAGCGGCGTGCTGGTCGATTTGAGCCGCTGCGGGATTCCGTATGAGCCGATGGTCCAGGAGGTTGTGAGAGCGGGGGTGGACGTGGTCACCTTCAGTGGAGATAAGCTTCTCGGAGGCCCGCAGGCGGGAATCATCGTAGGAAGGCGGGAATACGTAGAGCTGATGAAGAAAAACCCGCTTACCAGGGCGGTTCGTGCAGACAAGCTAAGCCTTGCGGCGCTGGAGGCCACTCTGCGGGAATATCTTGACCCAGATGACGCATTGCGGGAAATACCGACCTTGCAGATGCTTTTAAGGCCCGTTGAAGAGCTGAAGGCGGCTGCGGATGAACTGGCTGCAGGTGTTTGTGAAGCTTTCGGGCGGAAGGCCAGCGTCTGGGTGGAGGAGGGGGTTTCCCAGGTCGGCGGCGGCGCGATGCCGACCGCCACGCCGATCACGGCACTGGTTTGCGTCGAGTTTTCCGGCCTGAGCGTCAATGAGCTGCAGCGGCGGCTAAGGCTGGCCGACCCGCCGGTCATTGCCAGGGCGGAAAAGGGTGCCCTGGTGTTCGACGTCCGAACCGTTTGTCCTCCGGAAATACCCGAAGTTGTAAAAGTTTTGCAAAGCGCGGTGCGAGGGTAG
- the selB gene encoding selenocysteine-specific translation elongation factor: MKYVTIGTAGHVDHGKTALIKALTGVDTDRLKEEKERGISIELGFAYLDLPGGVRAGIVDVPGHERFIKNMVAGVGGIDIVLLVVAADEGVMPQTREHLDIIRILGINRGVVALSKVDLVDAEWLELVTEEVRDYVNGTALAGAPVIPVSAVTGEGLKELIVAISALVRSTQERVSDGPVRLPIDRVFTISGFGTVVTGTLISGTVKEGDTLDVLPQKAAARARSIQVHNTRTQTARAGQRVAVNLAGLDRQAVVRGNVLASPDVFTPSVLVDARVFLLPKVKAVKNRSRVRFHMGTAEVTGRVVLLERDELAPGESCYAQFILEEPVVAGRHERFVLRSISPVTTIGGGTVLEPAAKRKKRFRKDVIEYLDTLETGTPAEKVLTYLGTAGTTVETGRLAEATGLEQDVVAAVADELAGEGSIKLVTVDSQIYLFHAERYSDLARRIQELIRAYHREFPLREGYAKEELRSRVFPDVNNRVFQALLQVMADDGMIGILPQAVTAADFTGKPSGAATAVLKRIEEVYRGKLQPPNWDDAASQAGLMPEEAGEYASYLLRTGTLVKVSEDLFYHNEALREIQAKLVTALQSKGEISLGEVRDLFNTSRKYALPILEYFDLKRVTKRLGDKRVLLKRQDVR, encoded by the coding sequence GTGAAGTATGTTACCATCGGCACGGCGGGGCATGTGGACCATGGGAAGACGGCGCTTATCAAAGCCCTGACCGGTGTGGATACGGACCGGCTCAAAGAGGAGAAGGAACGGGGCATATCGATTGAACTTGGTTTTGCATACCTCGATCTCCCCGGCGGCGTGAGGGCCGGAATTGTTGATGTTCCGGGGCACGAACGTTTCATCAAAAACATGGTAGCCGGGGTGGGCGGTATCGATATAGTTCTCCTCGTGGTGGCGGCCGACGAAGGTGTAATGCCGCAGACCAGGGAGCACCTCGATATCATTAGAATCCTGGGCATAAACCGCGGTGTGGTAGCGCTGAGCAAGGTAGACCTGGTTGACGCGGAATGGCTTGAACTGGTGACCGAGGAGGTCCGCGATTATGTCAACGGTACAGCGCTGGCCGGGGCGCCGGTTATTCCGGTATCCGCCGTTACCGGCGAGGGGCTGAAGGAACTGATTGTTGCCATCAGCGCGCTTGTCCGGTCTACTCAGGAAAGAGTGTCCGACGGCCCGGTCAGGCTGCCGATTGACCGGGTGTTTACGATTTCGGGTTTCGGTACGGTGGTCACCGGAACACTGATTTCCGGCACGGTAAAGGAGGGCGACACCCTGGACGTGTTGCCCCAGAAAGCGGCGGCGCGAGCGCGTTCGATCCAGGTGCATAACACCAGGACTCAGACGGCGCGAGCCGGCCAACGCGTGGCTGTAAATCTGGCCGGGCTCGACAGACAGGCCGTAGTTCGGGGGAACGTTTTGGCCTCACCGGATGTTTTTACCCCTTCGGTTTTGGTGGACGCCCGTGTTTTCCTCCTGCCGAAAGTCAAGGCCGTTAAGAACCGTTCCCGCGTGCGTTTCCATATGGGAACGGCTGAAGTAACAGGACGAGTCGTACTGCTTGAACGGGACGAGCTTGCGCCGGGAGAGTCCTGTTACGCGCAGTTCATACTTGAGGAGCCGGTCGTGGCCGGACGACACGAACGCTTTGTTTTACGTTCGATCTCCCCGGTTACCACCATAGGGGGAGGAACCGTGCTGGAGCCTGCAGCGAAGCGAAAGAAGAGATTTCGCAAAGACGTGATCGAATACCTCGACACCTTGGAAACCGGCACTCCTGCCGAAAAGGTACTAACGTACCTCGGGACCGCCGGCACAACGGTGGAAACCGGGAGACTTGCGGAGGCGACCGGTCTTGAACAGGATGTTGTTGCGGCGGTTGCGGACGAGCTTGCGGGAGAAGGAAGCATAAAGTTAGTCACGGTCGACAGCCAGATTTATCTTTTCCACGCAGAGCGTTACTCGGATTTGGCGCGCCGGATACAGGAACTGATTCGAGCCTACCACAGGGAGTTCCCCCTGCGCGAGGGGTATGCCAAGGAAGAGCTTCGTTCGCGGGTATTTCCGGATGTCAATAACCGTGTTTTCCAGGCGCTGCTGCAGGTGATGGCGGATGACGGGATGATCGGGATTCTACCGCAGGCGGTCACGGCGGCGGATTTTACCGGCAAGCCGTCAGGAGCCGCGACAGCGGTTTTGAAGAGGATAGAAGAGGTTTACCGGGGTAAACTCCAGCCTCCAAACTGGGATGATGCGGCATCACAGGCCGGACTTATGCCGGAAGAGGCGGGAGAGTACGCCTCGTACCTCCTGCGTACGGGAACCTTGGTGAAGGTCTCCGAGGATCTGTTTTATCACAATGAAGCCCTGCGGGAGATCCAGGCGAAGCTCGTAACAGCGCTTCAATCAAAAGGCGAGATTTCACTTGGCGAGGTGCGGGATTTATTCAATACCTCGCGCAAGTACGCTTTGCCGATTTTAGAATACTTTGACCTCAAGAGAGTCACCAAACGATTGGGAGACAAGCGGGTTTTGCTTAAAAGGCAGGATGTCCGGTAA
- a CDS encoding carbohydrate-binding protein → MNYQQHYGVGVEQYQEVHPANIPGGVVVDPTPITAGEEITVFYNGILAQDGADQIYLRVGYGTGGDWHRVQDFRMSRTGWGWIKTFEVPYDEDRMNFCFRCNANRWDNNGGLNWSYAVHAGRMV, encoded by the coding sequence GTGAATTACCAGCAACACTATGGCGTCGGTGTCGAACAGTACCAGGAGGTTCATCCCGCAAATATACCCGGTGGGGTAGTGGTTGATCCTACACCGATTACGGCCGGAGAAGAAATCACCGTTTTTTATAACGGGATACTGGCGCAGGACGGCGCCGATCAGATCTACCTTCGTGTCGGCTACGGTACCGGGGGGGATTGGCACAGGGTTCAGGACTTTAGGATGTCCCGGACCGGGTGGGGATGGATTAAGACTTTTGAAGTCCCTTACGACGAGGATCGCATGAATTTTTGTTTCCGCTGCAACGCGAACAGGTGGGACAATAACGGCGGTTTGAACTGGAGTTACGCCGTTCACGCGGGCAGGATGGTATAG
- a CDS encoding glycosyltransferase family 4 protein, which produces MRVAMLSWEYPPNNVGGLARHVYDLSNALVRQGTEVLVFTCGTAGAPEVEDINGVRVYRVHPYTTGTPDFTTWVMQFNVALLERAFPTIERVRDVNVIHAHDWLVAWAARALKHAHRLPLVATVHSTEFGRNNGLHNQTQRFISGVEWWLAYEAWRIIVCSRYMEGELKYVFQVPSDKLITIQNGVEPDNFTMNDNRVTREWYAATDEQIVFYIGRLVREKGVQVLLAAAPEILARHPRTKFVIAGKGPYESELRHYADRLGIAHRVYFTGYVDDSTRNALYSWAAVAVFPSLYEPFGLVALEAMAAKTPVVVADTGGLSEIVHDGIEGLKCPPDNAAALAERVSRLLNDPGLAGALRERAYRKVLKECNWDDVARQTRMVYDEVWQNRRRVRWPELTEVRPRLSGKVYQLLGRA; this is translated from the coding sequence ATGCGGGTTGCGATGCTCTCCTGGGAGTATCCGCCGAATAACGTGGGGGGCTTGGCTCGGCATGTGTATGATTTGTCCAATGCGCTGGTCAGGCAGGGGACGGAAGTCCTGGTTTTTACATGCGGAACCGCGGGCGCGCCGGAGGTCGAAGACATTAACGGGGTCCGGGTGTACCGGGTCCATCCTTATACTACCGGGACTCCCGACTTTACAACCTGGGTGATGCAGTTTAATGTCGCACTGCTCGAGCGTGCCTTTCCTACGATTGAGCGGGTACGCGATGTGAATGTGATCCACGCTCACGATTGGCTGGTAGCCTGGGCGGCCAGAGCGCTGAAGCATGCGCACCGCCTTCCTTTAGTAGCCACCGTTCACTCCACCGAATTCGGGCGCAATAATGGGCTTCATAATCAAACGCAAAGGTTTATCAGCGGTGTGGAGTGGTGGCTTGCGTACGAGGCGTGGCGGATTATTGTCTGCAGCCGGTATATGGAAGGTGAGTTGAAATACGTCTTCCAGGTGCCGTCTGATAAATTAATCACCATCCAGAACGGCGTTGAACCAGATAACTTTACGATGAACGATAACCGGGTGACCCGCGAATGGTATGCGGCGACCGACGAGCAGATCGTCTTTTACATAGGACGTCTGGTTCGTGAAAAAGGGGTACAGGTGCTGCTTGCGGCTGCTCCCGAAATACTGGCGCGACACCCCAGGACGAAATTTGTGATTGCCGGCAAGGGGCCGTATGAGAGCGAGCTGCGGCATTATGCGGACCGTCTGGGCATCGCGCACCGGGTGTATTTTACCGGATATGTGGACGATTCAACGCGAAACGCGCTTTACAGCTGGGCGGCTGTGGCGGTGTTTCCGAGTCTTTATGAACCCTTCGGGCTGGTGGCGTTGGAGGCGATGGCGGCAAAAACCCCCGTTGTAGTGGCCGATACGGGTGGTTTAAGCGAGATCGTGCACGACGGTATTGAAGGGCTTAAGTGCCCTCCGGATAATGCGGCGGCACTCGCCGAGAGGGTTTCCCGACTCCTGAACGACCCCGGACTGGCGGGCGCGTTGCGTGAAAGGGCTTACCGCAAGGTATTGAAGGAATGCAACTGGGACGATGTCGCCCGACAGACAAGGATGGTTTACGACGAGGTCTGGCAGAACCGCCGGAGGGTCCGGTGGCCTGAACTTACTGAAGTACGGCCGCGTTTAAGCGGCAAGGTGTACCAACTGCTGGGGCGCGCGTAG
- a CDS encoding sugar phosphate nucleotidyltransferase, with translation MKAIIMAGGEGSRLRPLTCNRPKPMVPVANRPMMEYCVDLLKGNGIREIGCTLRYLPDVIMQHFGDGSGFGVHISYFVEENPLGTAGSVRNAAAFLDRTFVVVSGDALTDANLSMAIDFHRKRGAIATIVLARASCPLEYGVVITGEGGRIRCFLEKPGWGEVFSDTVNTGIYILEPEIFNYFPNGKSFDFSKDLFPLLMRDKRPLYGYVMDGYWCDIGGLDAYLKAHRDLLSGMVGAGLPGREVSPGVWMEDGVAVDTEARLKGPLVIGKNTEVKAGACVGAFTVLGRGCTVQPGASIKRSVAWDHCFLGRGAALRGAILANKVQIQADAGVYEGAVVGDHSIVRERGMLKPGVKLWPHKLVETGATVHESLVWGNGTPQHLFGNEGIIGLANLEITPELAVRLGGCFGAVSGKRATVGVSSDVYPVSRMVKSALIAGLQSVGIKVKDFGEGTTPVHRFATRALGCSGGVHVLLSIQDPERLRMVFTDAEGGSISRGIERNIEQVYYREDFARETASAIYTPEFVPGVSGAYIDHLCGYGAEGLKNAGLKLVLLYEEANLGRLLGPIAQRLGFVLYSFEKEVSGSNPKPWQEYQKMLPGVCQAVVENGADGGAVLDANADHIVLIDERGRIIQDDLFTAILALVALKKRGGPVVVPVTAPQVIDILAARYSAEVIRTKSARQDLWKRASSAEAHEILLQFDALAALVRIFSFVYEQGIGLGDLVDEVPAFFLTRREVPVSWEAKGTVIRRLIEEKPAQQLELLDGVKVYHPDGWALILPDPEEPVCRVFSEGASMEIAESLTEFYAQKIKEMAEE, from the coding sequence TTGAAAGCGATTATAATGGCCGGAGGAGAGGGGTCGCGACTGCGGCCGTTGACCTGTAACCGGCCAAAACCGATGGTGCCGGTGGCCAACCGGCCTATGATGGAGTACTGTGTCGACCTGTTAAAGGGAAACGGGATCAGGGAGATCGGGTGCACACTACGCTACCTTCCGGATGTGATTATGCAGCATTTTGGTGATGGAAGCGGGTTTGGTGTTCACATTTCCTATTTTGTCGAAGAGAATCCCCTCGGCACGGCGGGCAGCGTAAGAAACGCCGCCGCCTTCCTCGACCGGACATTTGTGGTGGTAAGCGGTGACGCCCTGACTGACGCCAACCTTTCCATGGCCATAGACTTTCACCGGAAACGGGGCGCCATTGCCACCATAGTTCTTGCCAGAGCGAGTTGTCCCCTAGAATACGGTGTGGTTATCACCGGCGAGGGCGGGCGCATCCGGTGTTTTCTTGAGAAACCGGGGTGGGGGGAGGTTTTCAGCGACACCGTGAATACCGGGATTTACATCCTGGAACCGGAAATATTCAACTATTTCCCAAACGGAAAAAGTTTCGATTTCAGTAAGGACCTCTTTCCGCTGTTGATGAGAGATAAAAGACCGTTGTACGGCTATGTAATGGACGGTTACTGGTGTGATATCGGCGGACTGGACGCCTACCTGAAGGCGCACCGGGACCTGTTGTCCGGGATGGTCGGAGCCGGCCTTCCGGGACGGGAGGTTTCACCCGGTGTATGGATGGAAGACGGGGTGGCGGTTGATACGGAGGCCCGGCTTAAGGGACCGCTGGTAATCGGGAAAAACACGGAAGTCAAAGCGGGCGCGTGCGTAGGAGCGTTTACGGTGCTTGGAAGGGGATGTACCGTTCAGCCGGGTGCCAGCATAAAACGAAGTGTGGCGTGGGACCACTGTTTCCTCGGGCGGGGGGCGGCCTTAAGAGGCGCCATTCTGGCTAACAAGGTTCAGATACAGGCTGATGCGGGGGTCTACGAGGGCGCGGTCGTGGGGGATCATTCAATTGTTAGAGAACGGGGGATGCTGAAACCGGGGGTAAAACTCTGGCCGCACAAGCTGGTGGAAACAGGCGCCACGGTTCACGAAAGCCTGGTGTGGGGTAACGGCACTCCCCAGCACCTTTTCGGAAACGAGGGAATCATCGGACTGGCCAACCTGGAGATTACGCCGGAGCTTGCCGTTCGTCTGGGAGGTTGTTTCGGGGCCGTTTCCGGAAAAAGGGCGACGGTAGGGGTTTCTAGCGACGTTTATCCGGTTTCCAGGATGGTGAAATCCGCCCTGATCGCCGGCTTGCAATCAGTCGGGATAAAGGTCAAGGACTTTGGGGAAGGAACCACCCCGGTACACCGCTTTGCGACCAGGGCTCTAGGGTGCAGCGGCGGTGTGCACGTGCTTCTTTCAATACAGGACCCGGAAAGGTTGAGAATGGTTTTCACCGACGCTGAAGGCGGGAGCATCTCCAGGGGTATAGAAAGAAACATAGAACAGGTGTACTACCGGGAGGATTTCGCACGCGAGACCGCCTCCGCAATATATACACCGGAGTTCGTCCCGGGTGTGTCGGGGGCCTACATAGACCATTTGTGCGGTTACGGTGCCGAAGGTTTGAAAAACGCGGGGCTGAAACTAGTTCTGCTGTACGAGGAAGCGAATCTCGGGCGGCTTCTGGGGCCGATAGCGCAGAGGCTTGGATTCGTGCTGTACAGCTTTGAAAAAGAAGTGTCCGGGAGTAACCCGAAACCCTGGCAAGAATACCAGAAAATGCTTCCAGGCGTCTGTCAGGCTGTGGTCGAAAACGGGGCGGACGGCGGGGCGGTGCTTGACGCGAATGCCGACCACATCGTTTTGATCGATGAGCGGGGCCGTATAATCCAGGATGACCTTTTTACGGCAATCCTTGCGCTGGTAGCCTTGAAAAAACGCGGCGGCCCCGTGGTTGTGCCGGTCACCGCGCCGCAGGTGATCGATATCCTGGCGGCGCGTTACAGCGCAGAGGTTATCCGGACGAAATCCGCGCGCCAGGATCTCTGGAAGAGGGCTTCATCGGCCGAAGCGCACGAGATACTGCTACAATTTGACGCTCTTGCCGCGCTTGTTCGTATCTTTTCTTTCGTGTACGAGCAGGGAATCGGTCTGGGTGATCTGGTGGATGAAGTCCCGGCGTTTTTCCTTACGCGCCGGGAGGTGCCGGTATCCTGGGAGGCAAAGGGAACGGTAATCCGGAGGCTGATCGAAGAAAAACCGGCGCAGCAGCTTGAACTACTCGACGGGGTTAAGGTTTATCACCCTGACGGATGGGCGCTTATTCTCCCCGATCCTGAAGAGCCGGTTTGCCGGGTGTTCAGCGAAGGGGCATCAATGGAAATTGCGGAGTCGCTGACGGAGTTTTATGCGCAGAAGATAAAGGAAATGGCCGAAGAGTAA
- a CDS encoding cupin domain-containing protein codes for MFIGHIDEREKKAIAAPGAQNVIKQTVIGPGDGWQGWVMRRFTIRDKGCTPRHSHPWPHIMYVLQGKGTCFFEGREYPLKTGSIAYVPSNAEHQFTSVSDTEFVFLCIVPEEGDV; via the coding sequence ATGTTCATCGGTCATATCGATGAAAGGGAAAAGAAAGCAATCGCCGCGCCCGGCGCGCAAAACGTGATTAAGCAAACGGTAATCGGACCCGGAGACGGCTGGCAGGGCTGGGTAATGCGACGCTTTACCATAAGGGATAAGGGATGTACGCCGCGTCACAGCCACCCGTGGCCGCATATTATGTATGTGCTTCAGGGGAAGGGAACGTGTTTTTTTGAAGGCCGGGAATATCCCCTGAAGACGGGTTCTATCGCTTACGTCCCATCGAACGCGGAACACCAGTTTACAAGCGTGTCGGACACCGAATTTGTCTTCCTCTGTATCGTGCCGGAAGAAGGCGATGTTTGA